One genomic segment of Salinigranum rubrum includes these proteins:
- a CDS encoding NosD domain-containing protein, which translates to MAFSTDGTADEAFQYAFDDLTGGGTVVAGASTFQFGAPATMGSDTTLTGVGGTRFVASQTGTVETVLPTEEQDARVPAGHDIVRLRGDNVAVTNVEFDAGGTQRGNQAVQADGCRGVLIANNRTVNGFQMALSVTRCTNVSVVGNEVVDPNWYGITTRGAPAGSDKDLRQSRNVVIARNRVSGMKFNNIAPYNTNGFLVTGNVVFDGGHSLIACSPSQKGAIVGNVCRNLDEFAPDPGGEAGIELEYKETHLRDEVKGTQEALTYDVTVSGNQVDNCPVGVLVRTVPADEGNQGARETKRPFGFSVTGNTVSETGTGILVRSGADGVVATNTLRDNGTHVEEDDDYTTDIERGLNVTR; encoded by the coding sequence GTGGCGTTCAGCACCGACGGGACGGCCGACGAGGCGTTCCAGTACGCCTTCGACGACCTCACCGGCGGCGGGACCGTCGTCGCGGGCGCGAGCACGTTCCAGTTCGGCGCGCCAGCGACCATGGGAAGCGACACCACCCTGACGGGCGTGGGGGGAACCCGGTTCGTCGCCTCCCAGACCGGGACCGTCGAAACCGTCCTCCCGACCGAGGAGCAGGACGCTCGGGTCCCGGCGGGGCACGATATCGTCCGGCTCCGCGGCGACAACGTGGCCGTCACGAACGTCGAGTTCGACGCCGGCGGGACCCAGCGGGGCAACCAGGCGGTTCAGGCGGACGGGTGTCGCGGCGTCCTCATCGCCAACAACCGGACCGTCAACGGGTTCCAGATGGCGCTGTCGGTGACCCGGTGTACGAACGTGAGCGTCGTCGGCAACGAAGTCGTCGACCCGAACTGGTACGGCATCACCACCCGCGGCGCGCCCGCCGGGAGCGACAAGGACCTGCGGCAGTCGCGCAACGTCGTCATCGCGCGGAACCGGGTCTCCGGGATGAAGTTCAACAACATCGCCCCGTACAACACGAACGGCTTCCTCGTCACCGGCAACGTCGTCTTCGACGGCGGACACAGCCTCATCGCGTGCTCGCCGTCACAGAAGGGAGCTATCGTCGGGAACGTCTGCCGGAACCTCGACGAGTTCGCTCCCGACCCCGGCGGCGAGGCGGGTATCGAACTCGAGTACAAGGAGACCCACCTCCGCGACGAGGTGAAAGGGACGCAGGAGGCGCTCACGTACGACGTCACCGTCTCCGGCAACCAGGTCGACAACTGTCCGGTGGGCGTCCTCGTGCGGACGGTCCCCGCCGACGAGGGGAATCAGGGGGCACGCGAGACGAAGCGGCCGTTCGGCTTCTCCGTCACGGGGAACACGGTCAGCGAGACGGGGACCGGCATCCTGGTGCGCTCGGGTGCCGACGGCGTCGTCGCCACGAACACGCTGCGGGACAACGGAACCCACGTCGAGGAGGACGACGACTACACGACGGACATCGAGCGCGGACTGAACGTCACCCGGTGA
- a CDS encoding DUF5800 family protein, producing the protein MTALSFDEHGVDVVYQGTDFRLERDLIEEAIGKSYPNVTDHEVLKIVEKNPHLSGEPRRIQDILRT; encoded by the coding sequence ATGACCGCCCTCTCGTTCGACGAACACGGTGTCGACGTCGTCTACCAGGGAACCGATTTTCGGCTCGAACGGGACCTCATCGAGGAGGCCATCGGCAAATCCTACCCGAACGTGACCGACCACGAGGTGCTGAAGATCGTCGAGAAGAACCCGCACCTGTCGGGCGAACCCCGCCGCATCCAGGACATCCTGCGGACGTAG
- a CDS encoding dolichyl-phosphate hexose transferase, with amino-acid sequence MTYTFDDVAVVMGTYNEAEAIEHVLTDIEAVTDGRAAVVCVDGSSDRTPDVAREHGARVIEQEPQGYGVAVREAVLAPDRPVVVTTDCDDTYPMERLPDFLDAINEGYDVVSGDRLSRGAETMPRFNRLGNQAFALGASLLAGRRLSDTTTGMRAYRKEVIDEVTWTENTGLSAELLLRPVMRGYRVKEIKIEYRERRGETTLDPLSGGAEIAGSIVRVAAEERLRQLSSGVSRASGRSV; translated from the coding sequence ATGACCTACACCTTCGACGACGTCGCCGTCGTGATGGGCACCTACAACGAAGCAGAGGCAATCGAACACGTCCTCACCGACATCGAGGCGGTGACCGACGGGCGGGCGGCGGTCGTCTGCGTCGACGGCTCTTCCGACCGGACGCCGGATGTCGCCCGCGAGCACGGCGCTCGCGTCATCGAACAGGAGCCACAGGGGTACGGCGTGGCGGTCCGCGAGGCGGTCTTGGCCCCGGACCGACCGGTCGTCGTCACCACCGACTGCGACGACACCTATCCCATGGAGCGACTGCCGGACTTCCTCGACGCCATCAACGAGGGGTACGACGTCGTCTCCGGCGACCGACTCTCGCGGGGCGCGGAGACGATGCCGCGGTTCAACAGACTGGGGAACCAGGCGTTCGCGCTCGGCGCGTCGCTGCTGGCCGGGCGTCGCCTCAGCGACACGACGACCGGCATGCGCGCCTACCGAAAGGAGGTCATCGACGAGGTGACGTGGACGGAGAACACGGGGCTCTCCGCGGAACTGCTCCTCAGACCGGTGATGCGCGGCTACCGGGTGAAAGAGATAAAAATCGAGTACCGCGAACGCCGCGGCGAGACCACGCTCGACCCGCTCTCGGGTGGGGCGGAGATCGCGGGCTCTATCGTCCGCGTCGCCGCCGAGGAGCGCCTGCGACAGCTCTCTTCGGGCGTGTCGCGGGCGTCGGGTCGGTCGGTCTGA
- a CDS encoding GMC oxidoreductase — protein sequence MVAAHYDVVVVGAGGDGPVAAWKLGEAGLSVLVLEAGPFYGNEQWPKPNEQPGAESSSSVDDLSGRLLDEQFTTRELEMIRKLVFGPADHERGFWLRKFPGDGAILQCAGVGGTTLHYTGCHPRAYPASIDEQPHWPVDYADLVPYYREIEAMCEVTPAPVTAKEELFFRGAAAAGWDLIDGLNVTEPGYRPQPNAIRQPDPRLHVDAGYDGDFTYPEVDGDTLALGSIAGHPFPRGAPYEEKAKRASNVSFVPAALRTGNVTVRPNAFVTSIETETAGNDHPEATGVRFRDTWSGRVESVDCEVLVLAAGAIETPRLWLNADLPKNEWVGRGMTIHFGDNVMGLWDAADLESSIGQDTVDQFQGQDIAARFDYPGLGMLQTVGTAPGIGAILGFGSSASGFAFENDPDDAPWDTLGRLAGSELKRLLSGYRRTLQVLVVSDDRPHRRNGVTVVPGVEDEHGPIPLVNYEPSTGDRQRRDRLAEIAAEILRAAGASHVHRSDSPPTALHVHSTMAMGKVVDEACEAYDVGRLFVADHSALANGVGGANPTNTGQALAARTADKIVERYFAG from the coding sequence ATGGTCGCCGCACACTACGACGTGGTCGTCGTCGGCGCCGGGGGAGACGGTCCCGTGGCCGCCTGGAAACTCGGCGAAGCCGGACTCTCGGTACTGGTTCTCGAGGCCGGGCCGTTCTACGGCAACGAGCAGTGGCCGAAGCCGAACGAACAGCCGGGAGCGGAGTCGTCGTCGAGCGTCGACGACCTGAGCGGGAGGCTGCTCGACGAACAGTTCACCACGCGGGAGTTGGAGATGATCCGGAAGCTCGTGTTCGGCCCCGCCGACCACGAGCGCGGGTTCTGGCTCCGGAAGTTCCCGGGCGACGGGGCTATCTTGCAGTGTGCGGGCGTCGGCGGGACGACGCTGCACTACACGGGCTGTCACCCGCGCGCGTACCCCGCCTCCATCGACGAACAGCCCCACTGGCCCGTCGACTACGCCGACCTCGTTCCCTACTACCGGGAGATAGAGGCCATGTGCGAGGTGACGCCCGCGCCCGTCACCGCGAAGGAGGAGCTGTTCTTCCGCGGCGCGGCCGCCGCCGGCTGGGACCTCATCGACGGGCTGAACGTCACCGAACCGGGCTACCGCCCCCAGCCCAACGCCATCCGCCAGCCCGACCCGCGGCTGCACGTCGACGCGGGGTACGACGGGGACTTCACCTATCCCGAGGTCGACGGCGACACGCTGGCGCTCGGGAGCATCGCCGGCCACCCGTTCCCGCGCGGCGCGCCCTACGAGGAGAAGGCCAAGCGCGCGAGCAACGTCAGCTTCGTCCCCGCGGCGCTCCGCACGGGCAACGTCACGGTTCGACCCAACGCCTTCGTGACCAGTATCGAAACCGAGACGGCCGGGAACGACCACCCCGAGGCGACGGGCGTCCGGTTCAGGGACACGTGGTCGGGGCGGGTCGAATCGGTGGACTGCGAGGTTCTCGTCCTCGCCGCGGGCGCCATCGAGACGCCGCGACTGTGGTTGAACGCCGACCTCCCGAAGAACGAGTGGGTCGGCCGCGGCATGACCATCCACTTCGGCGACAACGTGATGGGGCTGTGGGACGCCGCCGACCTCGAATCGAGCATCGGGCAGGACACCGTCGACCAGTTCCAGGGGCAGGACATCGCGGCCCGGTTCGACTACCCGGGGCTCGGGATGCTCCAGACCGTCGGCACCGCCCCGGGCATCGGGGCCATCCTGGGGTTCGGGTCGAGCGCCTCGGGTTTTGCTTTCGAGAACGACCCGGACGACGCGCCCTGGGACACTCTCGGGAGGCTGGCCGGGTCGGAACTCAAGCGGTTGCTCTCGGGCTACCGCCGGACCCTCCAGGTCCTCGTCGTGAGCGACGACCGGCCCCACCGACGGAACGGCGTCACCGTCGTTCCCGGCGTCGAGGACGAACACGGACCCATCCCGCTCGTGAACTACGAGCCGAGCACGGGCGACAGACAGCGGCGCGACCGACTCGCCGAGATAGCCGCGGAGATCCTTCGAGCGGCCGGCGCCTCACACGTCCATCGCTCTGACTCGCCGCCGACGGCGCTGCACGTCCACAGCACGATGGCGATGGGGAAGGTGGTCGACGAGGCGTGCGAGGCGTACGACGTCGGTCGGCTGTTCGTCGCCGACCACTCCGCGCTGGCGAACGGCGTCGGCGGCGCGAATCCGACGAACACGGGGCAGGCACTGGCCGCCCGGACCGCGGATAAAATCGTCGAGCGGTACTTCGCGGGCTAA
- a CDS encoding ribonuclease H-like domain-containing protein — MRVENSFIPVRGVGETTERRLWNNGVREWDDFHREIKGVGPTTAERIETFIDEARPRLDARDTAYFARTFPSNERWRLYETFRDDACFFDIETTGLDHNRDEVTTVSVHRDGETTTLVNGDDLTADALADVFADAGLLVTFNGARFDVPFLETSFDVDLDYPHLDLMYACRSVGLAGGLKSIEREVGIGRDRPDLSGRDAVRLWRQYERGDSAALDTLVSYNREDTENLSTLADHVTTRLDERAFGSREGEGE, encoded by the coding sequence ATGCGCGTCGAGAACTCCTTCATCCCGGTCCGCGGGGTGGGCGAGACGACGGAACGGCGGCTGTGGAACAACGGCGTCCGCGAGTGGGACGACTTTCACCGGGAAATCAAAGGCGTCGGCCCGACGACGGCCGAACGCATCGAGACGTTCATCGACGAGGCCCGCCCTCGACTGGACGCGCGCGACACGGCGTACTTCGCGCGGACGTTCCCGAGCAACGAGCGGTGGCGACTCTACGAGACGTTCCGCGACGACGCCTGCTTCTTCGACATCGAGACGACCGGCCTCGACCACAACCGAGACGAGGTGACGACCGTCTCGGTGCACAGAGACGGCGAGACGACGACGCTCGTCAACGGCGACGACCTCACCGCCGACGCGCTGGCGGACGTGTTCGCCGACGCGGGCCTGCTCGTGACGTTCAACGGCGCCCGGTTCGACGTCCCCTTCCTGGAGACGTCGTTCGACGTCGACCTCGACTACCCGCACCTGGACCTGATGTACGCCTGCCGCTCGGTCGGGCTCGCGGGCGGGCTCAAATCCATCGAACGGGAGGTCGGTATCGGCCGGGACCGCCCGGACCTCTCGGGGCGCGACGCCGTCAGGCTCTGGCGGCAGTACGAACGCGGGGACAGCGCGGCGCTGGACACGCTCGTCTCGTACAACCGCGAGGACACGGAGAACCTGTCGACGCTCGCCGACCACGTCACGACCCGTCTCGACGAGCGAGCGTTCGGCTCGCGCGAGGGAGAGGGCGAGTGA